The genomic region GGTAACTTTACCTGCAAGATTTTTTTAATAAGATTTTAGATCGTATCTGATAAATGATACGATCTTTTTTATTAATTGGTTTTTTTTAGGTGTCATGAATTCCTGATACTTCTATCTCTTTTTGTCAGGAAAACCTGACACCCCTAAAACCACAAAAAACACAGTCATATCAACGCTTTGAACCCTTTTAAACGAACTCTCTCTATTATCACTATTGTTTAATAGCAATTCGCTCTTTGTTTTGTAATCTTATTTTCTTGTATTTTTCGTTAATGTCCTGAAGACTAAAAGGTTGCCATTAAGGCAACCAAGTTCTACTAAGAAGTGAAGTTTTTATAAGTGTTACTGTGATCTCCTTTTATATCAAAGCTTCCATCCTTAACTTACAATTTTTCAGTTTGGTCTTCTGTACTCCTTTATTCAATATTAAATTGAACTTAGTTATTTTCGATTATTTTCATACATATATTTTAATATGGGGAGGTTGTCTAATTGACTGATAAGAAGAGATTTTTAATATCGAGTATTATAGGTATTATTGGTTCATTAATGGGATTTTATTTGTGGAAAGATTCTATTCCGCAGTATTATGGGGATACAAATGTGGAATGGAAATATATATTAAGGATAGAGAAAATATTATTTCTTTACATTCCTAGTTCTATTGCTATTATAGCTTCAATATTTCATCGAAAAACTTTAATGTTACTAGCTTTTATATTAAGTTTACCTGTAACAAAGTATCTAGGGGTGAATGGATTTTTCGATACTTTTCCTCTTGTCTTTTATCCATTGATTTGTTACATGTTTTCTTTTTTACTAATGTTAATACCCTTTGAAAAATCTCATAAAAATTTGTAAAGAGGACAAGTTATAGCTATAGCTATAACTTGTCCTCTAATGTTTTATCTTTGAGTTAGTCTTTTATTTGACCAAAACCTTTCACATATTGACCATCATCATTTTTTCTCATAGTGAATCCCCATCTTCCACCTTTTTTATCTGATATTATCCAAGACTTAGTTACTGTTCCGTTTCTATCAAATTGCTGTACACCCATGTATACACCTACACCTAAAGAGTTAGCTCTATACAAATCGACATAATAAATAGCGCTAGTACCAGTACCAGATGCAGAACTATTATTTGTCATAGTTATTTTATAATTAGTGATGATGCTTGGATATAAGTCATATAAGTTGGATTGTAAATAATTTCTGAATTCAAAGTTATATGCATAAGATGCTGCCATTGCACTTGTTGGGAGGATCATAAAAATACTAAGAAATACTATAGATATAAATTTTTTTATTTTCATATCTTACCTCCTAAGGTTTAATATTTTCATATTTTTTTCACTTTCTCCATCAATGGTTTTAACTACTTTAATTAGGATCGGAAGAAATAATTTTATAATCCCAAATCCTAAAATAGCACCTACAGTATTTAAAATTAAATCATCTACATCAAAACTTCGGTAAGTAACACCGATAATAAGGGATATTAAAGTCTGAACAAATTCAATTGTGAATGATGCTAGAAAACCTAATATTATTATATTTTTAAATTTTTTAACTTGATTCCATAGTAAAGGGGCATAGAATCCAAGCGGCATTAACAAAAGAATATTACCACCTATCTGTTTAATCCAAAGATCCATATTGTTGTAATCAAATGTTTTGTACATAGTGGCGAATGGAATTAAATTAGTTTTAGCTGCTGTATCGGTTTCAAGCATACTTTTAATTAGTATTTTATCTATTGGAATCGGGAAGAGTGTTACTTTAATAAGTAAAATTAGGTAGATAAAAAAAGATAAATTGATTAGTTGTTTAATAAGAGTTGTTTCTTTTTTTCGAAAATAAAAGAAGCATAAAGTAACTGTAAGATATATCCCTAATAGAGCCATAAGGTGGAGTTCAACGAAGAAAAACAATCTGTTTCTCCTTTCTAAAATTATTTATTTTTGTTATTTTGTTATCACCTCATCTAATTTTTTATTAAATCTATTTATAGTAATTCAACACTTTTAGATAATTACCTTGTTTATTTATACAATTTTTTTTATTTTTTACATAAATGGAAAAAAATGTAATTTTATGTCGGATTATTTCGTTGGTTGTAAACTTTTTTGTATATAAGGATTAGAAGTTAACATAATCACCCTTATCGGGACCTAACAAAAAAGCAAACCCTGGAATTCCGCCAAAATTGGGCAAATTCCAGGGTTTTTGATTTGGGAAATAACGCGAAAATGGGGGTGATAATCCAAAAGGGTGTTCTCCGTTTTTCTCGGAATTACTTCTGTTTACGTGGATGGATCCTTGTTGACAGTTAGAAAAAAGAAGGGTAGTTCTATTTCAGAATTATACTAGGATTGTAAAACTACATAATTATGGTCTATTTGGCGCCATGTAAGCTTTTAAAGGCTCGCCCTTACATGTCTGGTTGTTGTTGCATATACTACACCACCTGGTAAAAAAGGTGGTGTTACTATGAGTTATGATGGAAAAAGTGGTGGAGGATTTGCCTTAGTGGTGGTATTATTTATCCTTCTCATTATTGTAGGTGCTGCATTTGTGGGCGGTGACTCCTACGGAAAAGGGTATTGTTAAAGAAAGTTAATGGCCGGTAAAGTTCCTTCCTTATACAGTTCTCTCCTCTTTTCATATAAAAGGACCTCAACGTAGAGAGGTCCTTTTTGTATATATCATGGTATTACTACATGTTATTTTTCTTCTTGTTTCATTCAAAGTTCTTAGACCGTACGAAGGAAAATTGCAGAGAAAAGGGTAGTTCTAAAATAGAACTACCCCTGTTCTATTTTAGAACCTGGTCTAGAAACTCTTCCACCCTTAATAAACATGAGCATGTGCTCGGCTTCTAATTGGTTGCAGAAGTCAACGAGAGAGAGAATCTCCTGGTCTTCGGGATGGACTTGACCGTTTTTGTCGGGATAGCCAATCCAGTTTTCCTCGACGGCGACGTCTAATGCTCGGTTTAAAAAGTCAATTTGTCGTTCGGTTAGTGGCAGCATGTTGGAACTCCTTCAGTTAGTTTGGTGGATGTAGGCTTGTAGTTCTCGTAAGAGAAGGTC from Sutcliffiella horikoshii harbors:
- a CDS encoding flagellar basal body-associated FliL family protein produces the protein MKIKKFISIVFLSIFMILPTSAMAASYAYNFEFRNYLQSNLYDLYPSIITNYKITMTNNSSASGTGTSAIYYVDLYRANSLGVGVYMGVQQFDRNGTVTKSWIISDKKGGRWGFTMRKNDDGQYVKGFGQIKD
- a CDS encoding VanZ family protein is translated as MFFFVELHLMALLGIYLTVTLCFFYFRKKETTLIKQLINLSFFIYLILLIKVTLFPIPIDKILIKSMLETDTAAKTNLIPFATMYKTFDYNNMDLWIKQIGGNILLLMPLGFYAPLLWNQVKKFKNIIILGFLASFTIEFVQTLISLIIGVTYRSFDVDDLILNTVGAILGFGIIKLFLPILIKVVKTIDGESEKNMKILNLRR
- a CDS encoding YjcZ family sporulation protein, with the translated sequence MSYDGKSGGGFALVVVLFILLIIVGAAFVGGDSYGKGYC